Proteins encoded together in one Camelina sativa cultivar DH55 chromosome 9, Cs, whole genome shotgun sequence window:
- the LOC104713298 gene encoding GDP-mannose transporter GONST3-like isoform X2, producing MTNDEEIETSIIEVKIAPEPPIQETWSSVFLRQASVYGVAAGYCLSASLLSIINKWAIMKFPYPGALTAMQYFTSAAGVLLCAQMKLIEHDSLNLLTMWRFLPAAMIFYLSLFTNSELLLHANVDTFIVFRSAVPIFVAIGETLFLHEPWPSVKTWGSLATIFGGSLIYVFTDYQFTIAAYSWALAYLVSMTIDFVYIKHVVMTIGLNTWGLVLYNNLEALLLFPLELLIMGELKKIKHEITDESDWYSFQVLLPVGLSCLFGLAISFFGFSCRRAISATGFTVLGIVNKLLTVVINFVVWDKHSTFVGTLGLLICMFGGVMYQQSTVKKPKAAQEAKPQEQDEEQEKLLEMQESNSIEIKEAPISEEKL from the coding sequence ATGACGAACGATGAGGAAATCGAAACTTCAATAATCGAGGTTAAGATAGCTCCAGAGCCACCAATCCAAGAGACTTGGTCTAGTGTATTCCTTCGTCAAGCCTCAGTCTATGGTGTAGCTGCTGGCTATTGCCTctcagcttctcttctctcaatcaTCAACAAATGGGCTATCATGAAATTCCCATACCCCGGTGCCTTAACCGCTATGCAGTACTTCACAAGTGCAGCTGGTGTTTTGCTCTGTGCTCAGATGAAGCTTATAGAGCATGACTCTCTCAATCTTTTGACAATGTGGAGGTTTCTCCCCGCTGCTATGATCTTCTACTTGTCTCTTTTCACCAACAGTGAGCTTCTCCTCCACGCTAATGTCGATACTTTCATCGTCTTTCGCTCTGCTGTTCCTATCTTTGTTGCTATTGGTGAAACCCTTTTCTTGCACGAGCCTTGGCCGTCTGTTAAGACGTGGGGATCTTTGGCTACTATCTTTGGTGGGAGTTTGATTTATGTGTTTACTGATTATCAGTTTACGATCGCAGCTTATAGCTGGGCTCTTGCGTATCTGGTGAGTATGACTATAGACTTTGTTTACATTAAGCATGTGGTTATGACGATTGGGTTAAACACTTGGGGTCTTGTTCTCTACAATAACCTTGAGGCTCTGCTTTTGTTTCCCCTTGAGCTGCTTATAATGGGAGAGTTGAAAAAGATTAAGCACGAGATCACTGATGAGTCTGATTGGTACTCGTTTCAAGTGCTTTTACCTGTGGGTTTATCGTGTTTGTTCGGTTTGGCCATCTCTTTCTTTGGGTTCTCTTGTCGTCGGGCTATCTCTGCAACGGGTTTTACTGTTCTTGGAATTGTGAACAAGCTGTTGACGGTTGTGATTAATTTTGTGGTGTGGGATAAACATTCTACGTTTGTTGGAACCTTGGGGCTCTTGATTTGTATGTTTGGTGGAGTCATGTATCAGCAGTCTACCGTCAAGAAACCAAAGGCTGCACAAGAAGCTAAACCGCAAGAGCAAGATGAGGAGCAGGAGAAACTGCTGGAGATGCAGGAGAGTAACAGCATCGAGATAAAGGAAGCTCCAATATCAGAAGAGAAACTATAA
- the LOC104713298 gene encoding GDP-mannose transporter GONST3-like isoform X1 — protein MTNDEEIETSIIEVKIAPEPPIQETWSSVFLRQASVYGVAAGYCLSASLLSIINKWAIMKFPYPGALTAMQYFTSAAGVLLCAQMKLIEHDSLNLLTMWRFLPAAMIFYLSLFTNSELLLHANVDTFIVFRSAVPIFVAIGETLFLHEPWPSVKTWGSLATIFGGSLIYVFTDYQFTIAAYSWALAYLVSMTIDFVYIKHVVMTIGLNTWGLVLYNNLEALLLFPLELLIMGELKKIKHEITDESDWYSFQVLLPVGLSCLFGLAISFFGFSCRRAISATGFTVLGIVNKLLTVVINFVVWDKHSTFVGTLGLLICMFGGVMYQQSTVKKPKAAQEAKPQEQDEEQEKLLEMQESNSIEIKEAPISEEKL, from the exons ATGACGAACGATGAGGAAATCGAAA CTTCAATAATCGAGGTTAAGATAGCTCCAGAGCCACCAATCCAAGAGACTTGGTCTAGTGTATTCCTTCGTCAAGCCTCAGTCTATGGTGTAGCTGCTGGCTATTGCCTctcagcttctcttctctcaatcaTCAACAAATGGGCTATCATGAAATTCCCATACCCCGGTGCCTTAACCGCTATGCAGTACTTCACAAGTGCAGCTGGTGTTTTGCTCTGTGCTCAGATGAAGCTTATAGAGCATGACTCTCTCAATCTTTTGACAATGTGGAGGTTTCTCCCCGCTGCTATGATCTTCTACTTGTCTCTTTTCACCAACAGTGAGCTTCTCCTCCACGCTAATGTCGATACTTTCATCGTCTTTCGCTCTGCTGTTCCTATCTTTGTTGCTATTGGTGAAACCCTTTTCTTGCACGAGCCTTGGCCGTCTGTTAAGACGTGGGGATCTTTGGCTACTATCTTTGGTGGGAGTTTGATTTATGTGTTTACTGATTATCAGTTTACGATCGCAGCTTATAGCTGGGCTCTTGCGTATCTGGTGAGTATGACTATAGACTTTGTTTACATTAAGCATGTGGTTATGACGATTGGGTTAAACACTTGGGGTCTTGTTCTCTACAATAACCTTGAGGCTCTGCTTTTGTTTCCCCTTGAGCTGCTTATAATGGGAGAGTTGAAAAAGATTAAGCACGAGATCACTGATGAGTCTGATTGGTACTCGTTTCAAGTGCTTTTACCTGTGGGTTTATCGTGTTTGTTCGGTTTGGCCATCTCTTTCTTTGGGTTCTCTTGTCGTCGGGCTATCTCTGCAACGGGTTTTACTGTTCTTGGAATTGTGAACAAGCTGTTGACGGTTGTGATTAATTTTGTGGTGTGGGATAAACATTCTACGTTTGTTGGAACCTTGGGGCTCTTGATTTGTATGTTTGGTGGAGTCATGTATCAGCAGTCTACCGTCAAGAAACCAAAGGCTGCACAAGAAGCTAAACCGCAAGAGCAAGATGAGGAGCAGGAGAAACTGCTGGAGATGCAGGAGAGTAACAGCATCGAGATAAAGGAAGCTCCAATATCAGAAGAGAAACTATAA